In the genome of Populus trichocarpa isolate Nisqually-1 chromosome 6, P.trichocarpa_v4.1, whole genome shotgun sequence, one region contains:
- the LOC18100503 gene encoding uncharacterized protein LOC18100503 isoform X1, whose translation MMVANSFDLWQKDAFFSAAEEVQESADVMESAYRMWTREKREGSKPEDLDQLSRELQTALGTAKWQLEEFERAVQLSHGHCSDDFTASRHKQFVTAIESQISLVEAALREAFSGEGKQPFRWVNLDKEECDDLAMFLSGTIQIPENVKDDCTTAKSPMKGSPGENPHKRKKVDHNSGPTCSRGTSDENEFITDNKNGEFIIDIQEKENLGMRDDIISQVDKTTGSRRTWSSPNFGSMKFVVSRDDKQRDKMKSSVEATPKEKGYEPIFWKRRCGEHSRAKGSITLFNQLSGQTGGFQRQWQTPLHLQFSCSIQLTLALMLSIFLIVPFLVYSA comes from the exons atgatggtagCTAACAGCTTCGATCTATGGCAAAAAGATGCTTTCTTTTCGGCTGCAGAGGAGGTTCAGGAATCTGCTGATGT AATGGAATCAGCATATAGAATGTGgacaagagagaagagagagggatCAAAACCAGAGGATTTGGATCAACTCTCCAGAGAGCTCCAAACTGCTTTAGGCACCGCCAAATGGCAG TTGGAGGAGTTTGAGAGGGCTGTTCAGTTGAGCCATGGACATTGTTCTGATGATTTCACCGCATCTAGGCATAAGCAATTTGTCACTGCTATTGAAAGTCAAATATCTCTTGTTGAAGCAGCTCTAAGGGAGGCTTTTAGTGGGGAAGGAAAGCAACCTTTTCGATGGGTGAATCTAGATAAAGAAGAATGTGATGATTTAGCCATGTTTCTATCTGGAACCATCCAAATTCCAGAGAATGTGAAAGATGATTGCACCACGGCCAAATCTCCCATGAAAGGTTCTCCTGGAGAGAACCCtcataagagaaaaaaagtggACCATAACTCTGGGCCCACCTGTAGTAGAGGTACTTCTGATGAAAATGAATTCATTACTGATAATAAAAATGGAGAATTTATTATAGATatacaagagaaagaaaatcttgGAATGAGGGATGACATAATCAGTCAAGTTGATAAAACAACTGGTTCAAGGAGAACATGGAGTTCGCCAAATTTTGGTTCTATGAAATTCGTGGTTTCTCGTGATGACAAACAAAGGGACAAAATGAAGTCAAGTGTTGAGGCCACTCCTAAAGAAAAAGGGTACGAACCTATCTTCTGGAAGCGAAGGTGTGGAGAACATTCTCGGGCAAAGGGATCAATTACTTTGTTCAATCAG CTCTCTGGTCAGACTGGTGGTTTCCAAAGGCAATGGCAAACCCCACTGCACCTGCAGTTCAGCTGTTCCATCCAACTTACTCTTGCTTTAATGCTCAGCATTTTCTTAATTG
- the LOC18100503 gene encoding uncharacterized protein LOC18100503 isoform X2 has protein sequence MMVANSFDLWQKDAFFSAAEEVQESADVMESAYRMWTREKREGSKPEDLDQLSRELQTALGTAKWQLEEFERAVQLSHGHCSDDFTASRHKQFVTAIESQISLVEAALREAFSGEGKQPFRWVNLDKEECDDLAMFLSGTIQIPENVKDDCTTAKSPMKGSPGENPHKRKKVDHNSGPTCSRGTSDENEFITDNKNGEFIIDIQEKENLGMRDDIISQVDKTTGSRRTWSSPNFGSMKFVVSRDDKQRDKMKSSVEATPKEKGYEPIFWKRRCGEHSRAKGSITLFNQTGGFQRQWQTPLHLQFSCSIQLTLALMLSIFLIVPFLVYSA, from the exons atgatggtagCTAACAGCTTCGATCTATGGCAAAAAGATGCTTTCTTTTCGGCTGCAGAGGAGGTTCAGGAATCTGCTGATGT AATGGAATCAGCATATAGAATGTGgacaagagagaagagagagggatCAAAACCAGAGGATTTGGATCAACTCTCCAGAGAGCTCCAAACTGCTTTAGGCACCGCCAAATGGCAG TTGGAGGAGTTTGAGAGGGCTGTTCAGTTGAGCCATGGACATTGTTCTGATGATTTCACCGCATCTAGGCATAAGCAATTTGTCACTGCTATTGAAAGTCAAATATCTCTTGTTGAAGCAGCTCTAAGGGAGGCTTTTAGTGGGGAAGGAAAGCAACCTTTTCGATGGGTGAATCTAGATAAAGAAGAATGTGATGATTTAGCCATGTTTCTATCTGGAACCATCCAAATTCCAGAGAATGTGAAAGATGATTGCACCACGGCCAAATCTCCCATGAAAGGTTCTCCTGGAGAGAACCCtcataagagaaaaaaagtggACCATAACTCTGGGCCCACCTGTAGTAGAGGTACTTCTGATGAAAATGAATTCATTACTGATAATAAAAATGGAGAATTTATTATAGATatacaagagaaagaaaatcttgGAATGAGGGATGACATAATCAGTCAAGTTGATAAAACAACTGGTTCAAGGAGAACATGGAGTTCGCCAAATTTTGGTTCTATGAAATTCGTGGTTTCTCGTGATGACAAACAAAGGGACAAAATGAAGTCAAGTGTTGAGGCCACTCCTAAAGAAAAAGGGTACGAACCTATCTTCTGGAAGCGAAGGTGTGGAGAACATTCTCGGGCAAAGGGATCAATTACTTTGTTCAATCAG ACTGGTGGTTTCCAAAGGCAATGGCAAACCCCACTGCACCTGCAGTTCAGCTGTTCCATCCAACTTACTCTTGCTTTAATGCTCAGCATTTTCTTAATTG
- the LOC18100504 gene encoding uncharacterized protein LOC18100504 isoform X2, with the protein MDNNNNKPCSSNKIIKTSDGCEIVLELSQNAPFFDKKKNLLHSMGFDIREQVQFHRSSCPDAIATILERVLQIARIIHLDEVELYFGKVNDCSSLEYWSPRNEVEALNSVLSLINSYSSYERQKEVNFLQTLQDEVLKRIQEFTDKNKVESRIDRSCSCDKEKCLEKWGESNGVKTSLKIACVEGAGRGAIATKDLKVGDIALEIPVSIIISEEHVHKSDMYHILEKIDGITSETMLLLWSMKERHNCSSKFKIYFDTLPEEFKTGLSFGVDAIMALDGTLLLEEIMQAKEHLRVQYDELVPPLCKNYPDVFLPELYTWEQFLWACELWYSNSMKVMFVDGKLRTCLIPIAGFLNHSLYPHIVHYGKVDSATNTLKFPLTRPCCFGEQCCLSYGNFSSSHLITFYGFMPQGDNPCDVIPLDIDVGDADCIEGCPTSSWTSHMVRGTWLSNNHNIFYYGLPSPLLDYLRGARSPAPHTKTIISNLENEIEVLKDLQSTFSSMMENLGDTDLVDSDDASWDVKLALEFKDLQRRIVSSILTSCAAGLNLVQDELSEL; encoded by the exons atggataataataataataag CCATGTTCATCTAATAAGATCATCAAGACAAGTGATGGATGTGAAATAGTTCTTGAGCTCTCTCAAAATGCccctttttttgataaaaagaag AATTTACTACATAGTATGGGTTTTGATATCAGGGAACAAGTGCAGTTTCATAGATCTTCATGTCCTGATGCAATTGCAACCATCTTGGAAAGAGTACTTCAGATTGCAAGAATTATACATTTAGACGAG GTAGAACTTTATTTTGGCAAGGTCAACGACTGTTCATCACTTGAATATTGGAGCCCCAGGAATGAGGTGGAGGCTCTCAATTCAGTCCTTTCACTTATTAACAGCTACTCCTCTTATGAAAGACAGAAGGAAGTGAACTTCTTGCAAACCTTGCAAGATGAAGTTCTTAAAAGGATCCAGGAATTCACAGACAAGAACAAAGTGGAGAGTAGAATTGATAGAAGCTGCAGTTGTGACAAAGAAAAGTGTTTAGAAAAATGGGGGGAGAGCAATGGTGTAAAAACAAGCTTGAAGATAGCAT GTGTTGAAGGAGCTGGCAGAGGAGCCATAGCAACAAAAGACCTTAAAGTTGGAGACATTGCTTTGGAGATTCCTGTGTCTATTATTATTTCTGAGGAGCATGTGCACAAATCTGACATG TATCATATATTGGAAAAGATTGATGGGATTACCTCTGAGACCATGTTGTTACTATGGAGCATGAAGGAGAGGCACAACTGTTCTTCAAAATTCAAGATTTACTTTGACACTCTGCCAGAGGAATTCAAGACTG GGCTGAGCTTTGGAGTTGATGCAATCATGGCTTTGGATGGAACCTTGCTTTTAGAGGAGATAATGCAAGCAAAAGAG CACTTGCGAGTTCAATATGATGAGCTGGTTCCTCCACTGTGCAAAAATTATCCCGATGTATTTTTGCCAGAGCTCTACACGTGGGAGCAGTTCTTATGGGCTTGTGAACTGTGGTACTCTAATAGCATGAAAGTTATGTTTGTTGATGGAAAACTGAGGACTTGCTTGATTCCTATTGCAGGCTTTCTTAACCATTCG CTCTACCCACACATCGTTCACTATGGTAAAGTAGATTCTGCAACAAATACACTGAAATTCCCACTCACACGGCCTTGTTGTTTTGGAGAGCAATGCTGCCTTAGCTATGGAAACTTCTCTAGTTCACATCTAATTACATTCTATGGTTTCATGCCTCAAGGAGACAATCCCTGTGACGTAATTCCATTGG ATATTGATGTTGGCGATGCTGATTGTATTGAGGGTTGCCCAACGTCAAGCTGGACTTCTCACATGGTGAGGGGAACTTGGCTCTCAAACAACCATAATATATTCTATTATGGCTTGCCATCTCCATTATTGGATTATCTACGTGGAGCTCGGAGTCCTGCACCACACACCAAGACCATT ATATCAAACCTGGAGAATGAAATAGAAGTTCTCAAAGATCTCCAGTCAACCTTCAGTAGCATGATGGAAAATCTTGGCGACACAGATCTTGTCGACAG TGATGATGCTAGCTGGGATGTGAAGCTGGCATTGGAGTTTAAAGATCTACAAAGAAGGATTGTCTCCTCAATTTTAACATCATGTGCCGCGGGTCTCAACTTGGTGCAAGATGAATTGTCTGAGCTTTAG
- the LOC18100504 gene encoding uncharacterized protein LOC18100504 isoform X1 has product MDNNNNKPCSSNKIIKTSDGCEIVLELSQNAPFFDKKKNLLHSMGFDIREQVQFHRSSCPDAIATILERVLQIARIIHLDEVELYFGKVNDCSSLEYWSPRNEVEALNSVLSLINSYSSYERQKEVNFLQTLQDEVLKRIQEFTDKNKVESRIDRSCSCDKEKCLEKWGESNGVKTSLKIACVEGAGRGAIATKDLKVGDIALEIPVSIIISEEHVHKSDMYHILEKIDGITSETMLLLWSMKERHNCSSKFKIYFDTLPEEFKTGLSFGVDAIMALDGTLLLEEIMQAKEHLRVQYDELVPPLCKNYPDVFLPELYTWEQFLWACELWYSNSMKVMFVDGKLRTCLIPIAGFLNHSLYPHIVHYGKVDSATNTLKFPLTRPCCFGEQCCLSYGNFSSSHLITFYGFMPQGDNPCDVIPLDIDVGDADCIEGCPTSSWTSHMVRGTWLSNNHNIFYYGLPSPLLDYLRGARSPAPHTKTIEISNLENEIEVLKDLQSTFSSMMENLGDTDLVDSDDASWDVKLALEFKDLQRRIVSSILTSCAAGLNLVQDELSEL; this is encoded by the exons atggataataataataataag CCATGTTCATCTAATAAGATCATCAAGACAAGTGATGGATGTGAAATAGTTCTTGAGCTCTCTCAAAATGCccctttttttgataaaaagaag AATTTACTACATAGTATGGGTTTTGATATCAGGGAACAAGTGCAGTTTCATAGATCTTCATGTCCTGATGCAATTGCAACCATCTTGGAAAGAGTACTTCAGATTGCAAGAATTATACATTTAGACGAG GTAGAACTTTATTTTGGCAAGGTCAACGACTGTTCATCACTTGAATATTGGAGCCCCAGGAATGAGGTGGAGGCTCTCAATTCAGTCCTTTCACTTATTAACAGCTACTCCTCTTATGAAAGACAGAAGGAAGTGAACTTCTTGCAAACCTTGCAAGATGAAGTTCTTAAAAGGATCCAGGAATTCACAGACAAGAACAAAGTGGAGAGTAGAATTGATAGAAGCTGCAGTTGTGACAAAGAAAAGTGTTTAGAAAAATGGGGGGAGAGCAATGGTGTAAAAACAAGCTTGAAGATAGCAT GTGTTGAAGGAGCTGGCAGAGGAGCCATAGCAACAAAAGACCTTAAAGTTGGAGACATTGCTTTGGAGATTCCTGTGTCTATTATTATTTCTGAGGAGCATGTGCACAAATCTGACATG TATCATATATTGGAAAAGATTGATGGGATTACCTCTGAGACCATGTTGTTACTATGGAGCATGAAGGAGAGGCACAACTGTTCTTCAAAATTCAAGATTTACTTTGACACTCTGCCAGAGGAATTCAAGACTG GGCTGAGCTTTGGAGTTGATGCAATCATGGCTTTGGATGGAACCTTGCTTTTAGAGGAGATAATGCAAGCAAAAGAG CACTTGCGAGTTCAATATGATGAGCTGGTTCCTCCACTGTGCAAAAATTATCCCGATGTATTTTTGCCAGAGCTCTACACGTGGGAGCAGTTCTTATGGGCTTGTGAACTGTGGTACTCTAATAGCATGAAAGTTATGTTTGTTGATGGAAAACTGAGGACTTGCTTGATTCCTATTGCAGGCTTTCTTAACCATTCG CTCTACCCACACATCGTTCACTATGGTAAAGTAGATTCTGCAACAAATACACTGAAATTCCCACTCACACGGCCTTGTTGTTTTGGAGAGCAATGCTGCCTTAGCTATGGAAACTTCTCTAGTTCACATCTAATTACATTCTATGGTTTCATGCCTCAAGGAGACAATCCCTGTGACGTAATTCCATTGG ATATTGATGTTGGCGATGCTGATTGTATTGAGGGTTGCCCAACGTCAAGCTGGACTTCTCACATGGTGAGGGGAACTTGGCTCTCAAACAACCATAATATATTCTATTATGGCTTGCCATCTCCATTATTGGATTATCTACGTGGAGCTCGGAGTCCTGCACCACACACCAAGACCATT GAGATATCAAACCTGGAGAATGAAATAGAAGTTCTCAAAGATCTCCAGTCAACCTTCAGTAGCATGATGGAAAATCTTGGCGACACAGATCTTGTCGACAG TGATGATGCTAGCTGGGATGTGAAGCTGGCATTGGAGTTTAAAGATCTACAAAGAAGGATTGTCTCCTCAATTTTAACATCATGTGCCGCGGGTCTCAACTTGGTGCAAGATGAATTGTCTGAGCTTTAG
- the LOC18100504 gene encoding uncharacterized protein LOC18100504 isoform X4, with amino-acid sequence MDNNNNKPCSSNKIIKTSDGCEIVLELSQNAPFFDKKKNLLHSMGFDIREQVQFHRSSCPDAIATILERVLQIARIIHLDEVELYFGKVNDCSSLEYWSPRNEVEALNSVLSLINSYSSYERQKEVNFLQTLQDEVLKRIQEFTDKNKVESRIDRSCSCDKEKCLEKWGESNGVKTSLKIACVEGAGRGAIATKDLKVGDIALEIPVSIIISEEHVHKSDMYHILEKIDGITSETMLLLWSMKERHNCSSKFKIYFDTLPEEFKTGLSFGVDAIMALDGTLLLEEIMQAKEHLRVQYDELVPPLCKNYPDVFLPELYTWEQFLWACELWYSNSMKVMFVDGKLRTCLIPIAGFLNHSLYPHIVHYGKVDSATNTLKFPLTRPCCFGEQCCLSYGNFSSSHLITFYGFMPQGDNPCDVIPLDIDVGDADCIEGCPTSSWTSHMVRGTWLSNNHNIFYYGLPSPLLDYLRGARSPAPHTKTIISNLENEIEVLKDLQSTFSSMMENLGDTDLVDRFYAILAVMMLAGM; translated from the exons atggataataataataataag CCATGTTCATCTAATAAGATCATCAAGACAAGTGATGGATGTGAAATAGTTCTTGAGCTCTCTCAAAATGCccctttttttgataaaaagaag AATTTACTACATAGTATGGGTTTTGATATCAGGGAACAAGTGCAGTTTCATAGATCTTCATGTCCTGATGCAATTGCAACCATCTTGGAAAGAGTACTTCAGATTGCAAGAATTATACATTTAGACGAG GTAGAACTTTATTTTGGCAAGGTCAACGACTGTTCATCACTTGAATATTGGAGCCCCAGGAATGAGGTGGAGGCTCTCAATTCAGTCCTTTCACTTATTAACAGCTACTCCTCTTATGAAAGACAGAAGGAAGTGAACTTCTTGCAAACCTTGCAAGATGAAGTTCTTAAAAGGATCCAGGAATTCACAGACAAGAACAAAGTGGAGAGTAGAATTGATAGAAGCTGCAGTTGTGACAAAGAAAAGTGTTTAGAAAAATGGGGGGAGAGCAATGGTGTAAAAACAAGCTTGAAGATAGCAT GTGTTGAAGGAGCTGGCAGAGGAGCCATAGCAACAAAAGACCTTAAAGTTGGAGACATTGCTTTGGAGATTCCTGTGTCTATTATTATTTCTGAGGAGCATGTGCACAAATCTGACATG TATCATATATTGGAAAAGATTGATGGGATTACCTCTGAGACCATGTTGTTACTATGGAGCATGAAGGAGAGGCACAACTGTTCTTCAAAATTCAAGATTTACTTTGACACTCTGCCAGAGGAATTCAAGACTG GGCTGAGCTTTGGAGTTGATGCAATCATGGCTTTGGATGGAACCTTGCTTTTAGAGGAGATAATGCAAGCAAAAGAG CACTTGCGAGTTCAATATGATGAGCTGGTTCCTCCACTGTGCAAAAATTATCCCGATGTATTTTTGCCAGAGCTCTACACGTGGGAGCAGTTCTTATGGGCTTGTGAACTGTGGTACTCTAATAGCATGAAAGTTATGTTTGTTGATGGAAAACTGAGGACTTGCTTGATTCCTATTGCAGGCTTTCTTAACCATTCG CTCTACCCACACATCGTTCACTATGGTAAAGTAGATTCTGCAACAAATACACTGAAATTCCCACTCACACGGCCTTGTTGTTTTGGAGAGCAATGCTGCCTTAGCTATGGAAACTTCTCTAGTTCACATCTAATTACATTCTATGGTTTCATGCCTCAAGGAGACAATCCCTGTGACGTAATTCCATTGG ATATTGATGTTGGCGATGCTGATTGTATTGAGGGTTGCCCAACGTCAAGCTGGACTTCTCACATGGTGAGGGGAACTTGGCTCTCAAACAACCATAATATATTCTATTATGGCTTGCCATCTCCATTATTGGATTATCTACGTGGAGCTCGGAGTCCTGCACCACACACCAAGACCATT ATATCAAACCTGGAGAATGAAATAGAAGTTCTCAAAGATCTCCAGTCAACCTTCAGTAGCATGATGGAAAATCTTGGCGACACAGATCTTGTCGACAG GTTTTATGCCATCCTTGCAGTGATGATGCTAGCTGGGATGTGA
- the LOC18100504 gene encoding uncharacterized protein LOC18100504 isoform X3 yields the protein MDNNNNKPCSSNKIIKTSDGCEIVLELSQNAPFFDKKKNLLHSMGFDIREQVQFHRSSCPDAIATILERVLQIARIIHLDEVELYFGKVNDCSSLEYWSPRNEVEALNSVLSLINSYSSYERQKEVNFLQTLQDEVLKRIQEFTDKNKVESRIDRSCSCDKEKCLEKWGESNGVKTSLKIACVEGAGRGAIATKDLKVGDIALEIPVSIIISEEHVHKSDMYHILEKIDGITSETMLLLWSMKERHNCSSKFKIYFDTLPEEFKTGLSFGVDAIMALDGTLLLEEIMQAKEHLRVQYDELVPPLCKNYPDVFLPELYTWEQFLWACELWYSNSMKVMFVDGKLRTCLIPIAGFLNHSLYPHIVHYGKVDSATNTLKFPLTRPCCFGEQCCLSYGNFSSSHLITFYGFMPQGDNPCDVIPLDIDVGDADCIEGCPTSSWTSHMVRGTWLSNNHNIFYYGLPSPLLDYLRGARSPAPHTKTIEISNLENEIEVLKDLQSTFSSMMENLGDTDLVDRFYAILAVMMLAGM from the exons atggataataataataataag CCATGTTCATCTAATAAGATCATCAAGACAAGTGATGGATGTGAAATAGTTCTTGAGCTCTCTCAAAATGCccctttttttgataaaaagaag AATTTACTACATAGTATGGGTTTTGATATCAGGGAACAAGTGCAGTTTCATAGATCTTCATGTCCTGATGCAATTGCAACCATCTTGGAAAGAGTACTTCAGATTGCAAGAATTATACATTTAGACGAG GTAGAACTTTATTTTGGCAAGGTCAACGACTGTTCATCACTTGAATATTGGAGCCCCAGGAATGAGGTGGAGGCTCTCAATTCAGTCCTTTCACTTATTAACAGCTACTCCTCTTATGAAAGACAGAAGGAAGTGAACTTCTTGCAAACCTTGCAAGATGAAGTTCTTAAAAGGATCCAGGAATTCACAGACAAGAACAAAGTGGAGAGTAGAATTGATAGAAGCTGCAGTTGTGACAAAGAAAAGTGTTTAGAAAAATGGGGGGAGAGCAATGGTGTAAAAACAAGCTTGAAGATAGCAT GTGTTGAAGGAGCTGGCAGAGGAGCCATAGCAACAAAAGACCTTAAAGTTGGAGACATTGCTTTGGAGATTCCTGTGTCTATTATTATTTCTGAGGAGCATGTGCACAAATCTGACATG TATCATATATTGGAAAAGATTGATGGGATTACCTCTGAGACCATGTTGTTACTATGGAGCATGAAGGAGAGGCACAACTGTTCTTCAAAATTCAAGATTTACTTTGACACTCTGCCAGAGGAATTCAAGACTG GGCTGAGCTTTGGAGTTGATGCAATCATGGCTTTGGATGGAACCTTGCTTTTAGAGGAGATAATGCAAGCAAAAGAG CACTTGCGAGTTCAATATGATGAGCTGGTTCCTCCACTGTGCAAAAATTATCCCGATGTATTTTTGCCAGAGCTCTACACGTGGGAGCAGTTCTTATGGGCTTGTGAACTGTGGTACTCTAATAGCATGAAAGTTATGTTTGTTGATGGAAAACTGAGGACTTGCTTGATTCCTATTGCAGGCTTTCTTAACCATTCG CTCTACCCACACATCGTTCACTATGGTAAAGTAGATTCTGCAACAAATACACTGAAATTCCCACTCACACGGCCTTGTTGTTTTGGAGAGCAATGCTGCCTTAGCTATGGAAACTTCTCTAGTTCACATCTAATTACATTCTATGGTTTCATGCCTCAAGGAGACAATCCCTGTGACGTAATTCCATTGG ATATTGATGTTGGCGATGCTGATTGTATTGAGGGTTGCCCAACGTCAAGCTGGACTTCTCACATGGTGAGGGGAACTTGGCTCTCAAACAACCATAATATATTCTATTATGGCTTGCCATCTCCATTATTGGATTATCTACGTGGAGCTCGGAGTCCTGCACCACACACCAAGACCATT GAGATATCAAACCTGGAGAATGAAATAGAAGTTCTCAAAGATCTCCAGTCAACCTTCAGTAGCATGATGGAAAATCTTGGCGACACAGATCTTGTCGACAG GTTTTATGCCATCCTTGCAGTGATGATGCTAGCTGGGATGTGA